The Paraflavitalea devenefica DNA segment AGTCGGCCAGGAAAAGATACTGCAGGTATTGTACGCCTGGTCCTTCAATACGCAGGTGGGTATCGCGCCAGAACAGCTTACCAGCGTCATTGGCGTCATTAACATACTTGTTGCTGACGTTGATGCCGCCTACAAAGCCCACCTTGCCATCCACGACAATGATCTTGCGGTGATTGCGGTAATTGAGCCGGTTGGCCAATGCAATAAAGATGATCTTGTGAAAAGGAAAGACCTGTACCCCGGCTGCCCGTAAACGGCGTACCATTTTCTTACGGATGGAGCGGCTGCCAAAATCGTCATAAATAAACCGCACATCCACTCCTTCTTTGGCTTTCCGGATCAGTATCTCTTCAATAGCCCGCCCTGTTTCATCATCCTCATAAATGTAGTATTCGATGTGGATATGGTATCGTGCCTTTTCGAGCGCTTTCAATACTTCCGGGAACTTCTGTTCGCCATTCACCAGTACTTGTACCTGGTTGTTGGCCGTTAAGGGACTGGAACTGTCTTTCAGCAGCAACCGCGCCAGTTCTTTGTTATGGGCAATGGCCGGGTTACTGCTTTCGAGGTTGTGCAGGGTGTAATGCACAATGGCCGACTGTATTTTCTTTTCGAGGTTATTATCCCTGACCAGCTTTTTGTTGTATATCTTTCTTTTCCGGTAATTGATACCAAAGGAGAAGTAGATAAAGACCCCTGCTATGGGAACGAAAATAACCAGCAGCAGGTAAGCTACTGTTTTGGTAGTACTGCGGGTATCATAAATGATGCGCAGACTTGCCAGCGCTACTACAATGATGTATACAATTTCGTAAACGGGTAACCAATTCATGGGCGACGCGCCGGTTAATACAGCCGGCCTGTTGAATGCGCCGCTAAGGTAATTTCTTTAAGGGGATTATTTCACTTTGGCGCATATCAGGTAAACCCTGAGTGTGCGGGAGTCGCCGGATGTGTTGTGCA contains these protein-coding regions:
- the cls gene encoding cardiolipin synthase, with product MNWLPVYEIVYIIVVALASLRIIYDTRSTTKTVAYLLLVIFVPIAGVFIYFSFGINYRKRKIYNKKLVRDNNLEKKIQSAIVHYTLHNLESSNPAIAHNKELARLLLKDSSSPLTANNQVQVLVNGEQKFPEVLKALEKARYHIHIEYYIYEDDETGRAIEEILIRKAKEGVDVRFIYDDFGSRSIRKKMVRRLRAAGVQVFPFHKIIFIALANRLNYRNHRKIIVVDGKVGFVGGINVSNKYVNDANDAGKLFWRDTHLRIEGPGVQYLQYLFLADWNFCANEHIEPDSILFPRTHISAKGDKLVQIAASGPDSDRPTILFSLLQAIFLAQEEILITTPYFIPGESILEALIVAALSGLKVKLLVPGVSDSVFVNTAARSYYSELLKAGVEIYRYQKGFVHAKTMVTDSKVAIVGTANMDYRSFDLNFEVNAIVYDQAIAHELRTIFYEDLKGAERIDPITWDARPWYYEMAEKTARLVAPML